The Paracoccus liaowanqingii genome window below encodes:
- a CDS encoding MaoC family dehydratase codes for MLDNLPRGTIVIEDLEIGMMRHLQKVVSDRDIEMFAEVSTDRNPVHLDDAYARDTIFEGRIAHGMLTAGLISAVIGEQLPGHGTVYLGQTLKFMAPVRPGDMVRAEVTVETIDHARRRVTLATRCLVGDTVVLKGEAVVLAPSRKFD; via the coding sequence ATGCTGGACAACCTTCCGCGCGGCACGATCGTCATCGAGGATCTCGAGATCGGGATGATGCGCCACCTGCAAAAGGTGGTCAGCGACCGCGACATCGAGATGTTCGCCGAGGTCTCGACCGACCGCAATCCGGTGCATCTGGACGATGCCTATGCCCGCGACACGATCTTCGAGGGACGCATCGCGCATGGGATGCTGACGGCGGGGCTGATCTCGGCGGTGATCGGGGAACAGCTGCCCGGGCATGGCACGGTCTATCTGGGCCAGACGCTAAAGTTCATGGCCCCCGTGCGCCCCGGCGACATGGTCCGGGCCGAGGTCACGGTCGAGACGATCGACCATGCGCGGCGGCGGGTCACGCTTGCAACCCGCTGCCTCGTCGGCGATACGGTCGTTCTGAAAGGCGAGGCGGTCGTGCTGGCCCCAAGCCGCAAGTTCGACTGA
- a CDS encoding helicase-related protein, with amino-acid sequence MSSRGRITAILGPTNTGKTHHAIERMLGHRSGVIGLPLRLLAREVYDRIVKARGPSVVALVTGEERIVPPRVQYWVATTEAMPDIAADFVAIDEIQLCADPGRGHVFTDRLLHMRGTVETLFLGSDTMRKAIAALVPETQFIRRERFSKLNWAGSKKLSRMPARSAIVGFSVDDVYAMAELLRRQKGGCAVVMGALSPRTRNAQVEMYQNGEVDYLVATDAIGMGLNLDIKHVAFSATHKFDGRRVRPLFPHEMGQIAGRAGRHTEPGTFGVTGEAEIPDDGLIEALENHRFAPIQRLTWRNGALEFGTMDRLIDSLETGSGHELLSRGREADDLATLKILGNLPEIRDRVQGGRDVRLLWDVCRVPDFRGISQMEHATLLARIFGFLQDGHIPADWLGRAITRIDKVQGDIDALSKRLAYIRTWTYVAQRTGWVADEKHWREETRAVEDRLSDALHAALTQRFVDRRTSVLLRRLKQKESLVAEVNDKGEVTVEGEYAGRLEGFRFRPDQTASADEAKMLSRASYDALKPEFHLRADRFYNAPDTEMDYTEQGGLMWGTQAVGKLVKGSDPLHPGVEVFVDEEAGPEIADKVRRRAQHFIDRKIAALFEPLVTLQKDEALTGLARGFAFRLVEALGILPRDAIATEVKELDQEARGALRKHGVRFGQFTIFLPALLKPAPTRLRLVLWSLHEGLSEFPESPPPGLVTIPHLDVVPDQVYALSGYRPAGERAIRIDMLERLADLLRAQDTRGGFEANPDMLSITGMTLEQFSGLMQGLGYAAERGERPKVKAVEAPVVAPAPQGEGSDAPLTEEESVLATETRAKWEAEQAEKRRIEAEAAAATPEAETAEGEASEAGAVEGEATSEAPAPEEVTPEEAAPEMEVFYSFRWAPKPRGNRRPQGDRPQGERAEGERPQGQRRGPRRDGPREGQAREGAAPAGAAASGDRPRGDAPQGERRDRNGAPGQGKPGGKFAGKPGGGKRDGRDGGGRDGGGRDGKPSHQGPKTFSSRPEKKADPDSPFAILAQLKDKG; translated from the coding sequence ATCTCGTCGCGCGGGCGCATCACCGCCATCCTGGGTCCCACCAACACGGGCAAGACCCACCATGCCATCGAGCGGATGCTGGGCCATCGCTCGGGCGTCATCGGCCTGCCGCTGCGCCTGCTGGCGCGCGAGGTCTATGACCGGATCGTGAAGGCGCGCGGCCCCTCGGTCGTGGCGCTGGTCACGGGCGAGGAGCGCATCGTGCCGCCGCGCGTGCAGTACTGGGTGGCCACCACCGAGGCCATGCCCGACATCGCCGCCGATTTCGTGGCCATCGACGAGATCCAGCTTTGTGCCGATCCGGGGCGGGGGCATGTCTTTACCGACCGGCTGCTGCACATGCGCGGCACGGTCGAGACGCTGTTCCTGGGCAGCGACACGATGCGCAAGGCCATCGCCGCGCTGGTCCCCGAGACGCAGTTCATCCGGCGCGAGCGCTTCTCCAAGCTGAACTGGGCCGGGTCGAAGAAGCTGTCGCGGATGCCCGCCCGCAGCGCCATCGTGGGCTTCAGCGTCGACGACGTCTATGCCATGGCCGAACTGCTGCGCCGCCAGAAGGGCGGCTGCGCGGTCGTGATGGGCGCGTTGAGCCCCCGCACCCGCAACGCCCAGGTCGAGATGTACCAGAACGGCGAGGTGGATTATCTGGTCGCCACCGATGCCATCGGCATGGGCCTGAACCTGGACATCAAGCACGTGGCCTTCAGCGCCACCCACAAGTTCGACGGGCGCCGGGTGCGGCCGCTGTTCCCCCACGAGATGGGCCAGATCGCGGGCCGGGCGGGGCGCCACACCGAACCCGGCACCTTCGGCGTCACGGGCGAGGCCGAGATCCCCGATGACGGGCTGATCGAGGCGCTGGAGAACCACCGCTTCGCCCCGATCCAGCGGCTGACCTGGCGCAACGGCGCGCTGGAATTCGGCACCATGGACCGGCTGATCGACAGCCTCGAGACCGGCTCGGGGCATGAACTGCTGTCCCGGGGCCGCGAGGCCGACGACCTGGCGACACTGAAGATCCTGGGCAACCTGCCCGAGATCCGCGACCGCGTGCAGGGCGGGCGGGATGTGCGGCTCTTGTGGGATGTGTGCCGCGTGCCCGACTTTCGCGGGATTTCGCAGATGGAACACGCAACCCTGCTGGCCCGAATCTTCGGTTTCCTGCAGGATGGGCACATCCCGGCCGACTGGCTGGGCCGCGCCATCACGCGCATCGACAAGGTGCAGGGCGATATCGACGCCCTGTCCAAACGGCTGGCCTATATCCGCACCTGGACCTATGTGGCGCAAAGAACGGGGTGGGTGGCGGACGAAAAGCATTGGCGCGAGGAAACGCGCGCTGTAGAAGACCGCCTGTCGGATGCGCTGCACGCGGCGCTGACGCAGAGATTTGTGGACCGGCGCACATCCGTGCTTCTGCGCCGGCTCAAGCAGAAGGAGAGCCTCGTGGCCGAAGTGAATGACAAGGGCGAAGTGACGGTCGAGGGCGAATATGCCGGCCGTCTTGAGGGCTTCCGCTTCCGCCCCGACCAGACCGCATCGGCGGACGAGGCCAAGATGCTGAGCCGCGCCAGCTATGACGCGCTCAAGCCCGAGTTCCACCTGCGGGCGGACCGGTTCTACAATGCGCCCGACACCGAGATGGACTATACCGAGCAGGGGGGCCTGATGTGGGGCACCCAGGCCGTGGGCAAGCTGGTCAAGGGGTCCGATCCCCTGCATCCCGGCGTCGAGGTCTTCGTCGACGAGGAGGCCGGCCCCGAGATCGCCGACAAGGTCCGCCGCCGCGCTCAGCATTTCATCGACCGCAAGATCGCCGCGCTGTTCGAGCCGCTGGTGACCCTGCAGAAGGACGAGGCGCTGACGGGCCTCGCGCGCGGCTTCGCCTTCCGGCTGGTCGAGGCCTTGGGCATCCTGCCCCGCGATGCCATCGCCACCGAGGTCAAGGAACTGGACCAGGAGGCCCGTGGCGCGCTGCGAAAGCACGGCGTCCGCTTTGGCCAGTTCACGATCTTCCTGCCCGCGCTGCTGAAACCCGCGCCGACGCGCCTGCGTCTGGTGCTGTGGTCGCTGCACGAGGGGCTGTCGGAGTTTCCCGAAAGCCCGCCCCCGGGTCTGGTGACGATCCCGCATCTGGATGTGGTGCCCGATCAGGTCTACGCACTGTCGGGCTATCGCCCGGCAGGCGAGCGCGCCATCCGCATCGACATGCTGGAGCGTCTGGCCGATCTGCTGCGCGCGCAGGACACGCGCGGCGGCTTCGAGGCCAATCCCGACATGCTGTCGATCACCGGCATGACGCTGGAGCAGTTCTCGGGCCTGATGCAGGGCCTGGGCTATGCCGCCGAGCGCGGCGAACGTCCCAAGGTCAAGGCGGTCGAGGCCCCCGTCGTGGCGCCCGCGCCGCAGGGCGAGGGCTCGGACGCGCCCCTGACCGAAGAGGAATCGGTGCTGGCCACCGAGACCCGCGCCAAATGGGAGGCCGAGCAGGCCGAGAAGCGCCGCATTGAGGCCGAGGCTGCCGCAGCGACACCGGAGGCCGAGACCGCCGAGGGTGAGGCTTCCGAGGCTGGCGCCGTCGAAGGCGAGGCGACCTCCGAGGCGCCCGCACCCGAAGAGGTCACGCCCGAAGAGGCCGCGCCCGAGATGGAGGTCTTCTACAGCTTCCGGTGGGCGCCCAAGCCGCGCGGCAACCGCCGCCCGCAGGGTGACCGCCCGCAGGGAGAGCGGGCCGAGGGCGAGCGTCCGCAGGGCCAGCGCCGCGGTCCCCGCCGCGACGGCCCGCGCGAGGGTCAGGCCCGGGAGGGCGCTGCGCCCGCGGGTGCCGCAGCCTCGGGCGACCGTCCGCGCGGCGATGCGCCGCAGGGCGAGCGCCGCGACCGCAACGGCGCGCCCGGGCAGGGCAAGCCGGGCGGCAAGTTCGCCGGCAAGCCCGGCGGCGGCAAGCGCGACGGGCGTGACGGCGGTGGTCGTGACGGCGGCGGCCGCGATGGCAAGCCCAGCCATCAGGGCCCCAAGACCTTCTCCTCGCGCCCCGAGAAAAAGGCCGATCCCGACAGCCCCTTCGCGATCCTGGCGCAGTTGAAGGACAAGGGCTGA
- a CDS encoding TIGR01459 family HAD-type hydrolase, translating to MSRIISSLTEISAGYDALFCDLWGCLHNGRQPYPAAVAALQAYRAQGGIVCLMTNAPRPGPYVVAQLDLMGVPRDAWDLVVSSGDAAQDAMFAGAVGRKVWHIGTAKDDGFFTDIPEAHAGAEPVARVDLAEAEGIVASGPFDEVSETPEHYRERFLEARDRGLPMLCANPDIIVDMGETRIYCAGALAEFYESLGGRTLYFGKPHAPIYDRARQLMGLGPDARYLAVGDGIATDIAGAVAQGIDSIFVTGGLAADAFGADIETPDLEMLLHWLKVQEKAPTYAFGRLR from the coding sequence ATGTCGCGGATCATTTCGTCGCTGACCGAGATCTCGGCCGGCTATGACGCGCTGTTCTGCGACCTCTGGGGCTGCCTGCACAACGGGCGGCAGCCCTATCCGGCCGCGGTCGCGGCGCTGCAGGCCTATCGGGCGCAAGGCGGCATCGTCTGCCTGATGACCAACGCGCCCCGCCCCGGCCCCTATGTCGTCGCGCAGCTGGACCTGATGGGCGTGCCGCGCGATGCCTGGGATCTGGTCGTCAGCTCGGGCGACGCCGCGCAGGACGCGATGTTCGCGGGCGCGGTCGGCCGCAAGGTCTGGCATATCGGCACCGCCAAGGATGACGGCTTCTTCACCGACATCCCCGAGGCCCATGCCGGGGCCGAGCCGGTCGCCCGCGTCGATCTGGCCGAGGCCGAGGGCATCGTCGCCTCGGGCCCCTTCGACGAGGTCAGCGAGACGCCCGAGCATTACCGCGAGCGCTTCCTCGAGGCCCGCGACCGGGGGCTGCCGATGCTCTGCGCCAATCCCGACATCATCGTGGACATGGGCGAGACGCGCATCTACTGCGCAGGCGCCCTGGCCGAGTTCTACGAAAGTCTGGGCGGTCGGACGCTCTATTTCGGCAAGCCGCATGCGCCGATCTACGACCGGGCGCGGCAGCTGATGGGCCTGGGCCCGGACGCGCGCTATTTGGCGGTGGGCGACGGGATCGCCACCGACATCGCGGGGGCCGTCGCGCAGGGGATCGACTCGATCTTCGTGACCGGCGGGCTGGCGGCGGACGCCTTCGGCGCCGATATCGAGACACCGGATCTGGAGATGCTGCTGCACTGGCTGAAGGTGCAGGAGAAGGCGCCAACCTACGCGTTCGGCCGCCTGCGCTGA
- a CDS encoding tetratricopeptide repeat protein produces the protein MAFASLLPLPAGADPLDDAFARLAEPSGEGWRIAESDILRGWSRSGSAAMDLLLQRGEAALDMGDLPGAIGHLTALTDHAPDFAAGFQARAAALAMAGQFGPALADLQRTLELEPRHFAALTQLGVMLEEMGDPDRALDAYRASLAIHPHQQEAIDAVARLERQRLGTDI, from the coding sequence GTGGCCTTTGCAAGCCTGTTGCCCCTGCCCGCGGGGGCCGATCCGCTGGACGATGCCTTCGCGCGGCTGGCCGAGCCCTCGGGCGAGGGCTGGCGCATCGCCGAGAGCGACATCCTGCGTGGCTGGTCGCGGTCGGGATCGGCGGCGATGGACCTGCTGCTGCAGCGCGGCGAGGCGGCGCTGGACATGGGCGATCTGCCAGGCGCCATCGGTCACCTGACCGCGCTGACCGACCATGCCCCCGATTTCGCCGCGGGCTTCCAGGCGCGGGCCGCGGCGCTGGCGATGGCGGGGCAGTTCGGCCCCGCGCTGGCCGACCTGCAGCGCACGCTGGAGCTGGAGCCGCGCCATTTTGCCGCGCTGACCCAGCTGGGCGTCATGCTGGAGGAGATGGGCGATCCGGACCGAGCGCTGGACGCCTATCGCGCCAGCCTGGCGATCCATCCCCACCAGCAGGAGGCGATCGATGCGGTGGCACGACTGGAAAGACAGCGCCTCGGGACCGATATCTAG
- a CDS encoding SCP2 sterol-binding domain-containing protein produces the protein MSEVVTKAVEQLSTKIDSFDSTAKFVITGEGAIMIDENGVRAGDEEAEVTLTASRETFEGIMTGDVNPATAFMMGKLKVDGSMGVAMQLGQKLS, from the coding sequence ATGAGCGAAGTCGTGACCAAGGCCGTCGAGCAGCTGTCCACCAAGATCGACAGCTTCGATTCGACGGCGAAGTTCGTCATCACCGGCGAAGGCGCCATCATGATCGACGAGAACGGCGTGCGCGCCGGCGACGAAGAGGCCGAGGTCACCCTGACCGCCAGCCGCGAGACATTCGAGGGCATCATGACCGGCGACGTGAACCCGGCCACCGCCTTCATGATGGGCAAGCTGAAGGTCGACGGCTCGATGGGCGTGGCGATGCAGCTGGGCCAGAAGCTGTCCTAA
- a CDS encoding bifunctional riboflavin kinase/FAD synthetase, translating to MQIHRDWTGLKAEARGATIAMGNFDGVHKGHRAVIDTAREACDAPLGILTFEPHPRQYFAPDAPPFRLMNSEARANRLARLGVQQLYELPFGPVLAGLTPEAFAREVLAEGLGIAHVTVGADFCFGKNRRGTADTLREMGQRFGFGVTIVPLVGAAEGEYSSTAIRAALAQGQTHDACRMLGHWHRIEGEVVHGEKRGRELGWPTANMVMDGLHLPRLGVYAVLVDVLTGPDRLSCQGVASLGVRPMFGRNAPNLEVHLFDFSGDLYGQHLSVALVDFLRDEASFDGLPALIEQIDRDAQDARRLLAGR from the coding sequence GTGCAGATCCATCGCGACTGGACGGGACTGAAGGCAGAGGCGCGTGGCGCGACGATTGCCATGGGCAATTTCGACGGGGTCCACAAGGGCCACCGCGCCGTCATCGACACGGCCCGCGAGGCCTGCGACGCACCCTTGGGCATCCTGACCTTCGAGCCCCATCCCCGCCAGTATTTCGCCCCCGACGCACCCCCCTTCCGGCTGATGAATAGCGAAGCGCGGGCCAACCGGCTGGCCCGGCTTGGCGTGCAGCAGCTCTATGAGCTGCCCTTCGGCCCGGTCCTTGCGGGGCTGACGCCCGAGGCCTTCGCCCGCGAGGTCCTGGCCGAGGGCCTGGGCATCGCGCATGTCACCGTGGGCGCCGATTTCTGCTTCGGCAAGAACCGGCGCGGCACGGCGGACACGCTGCGCGAGATGGGCCAGCGGTTCGGCTTCGGCGTGACCATCGTGCCGCTGGTCGGCGCGGCCGAAGGCGAATACAGCTCGACCGCGATCCGGGCGGCGCTGGCGCAGGGGCAGACCCATGACGCCTGCCGCATGCTGGGCCATTGGCATCGGATCGAGGGCGAGGTCGTGCATGGCGAGAAGCGCGGGCGCGAGCTGGGCTGGCCCACCGCCAACATGGTGATGGACGGGCTGCACCTGCCGCGCCTTGGCGTCTATGCGGTGCTGGTCGATGTGCTGACCGGCCCGGACCGGCTGTCCTGCCAGGGGGTCGCCTCGCTTGGTGTGCGGCCGATGTTCGGGCGCAACGCCCCCAATCTGGAAGTGCATCTGTTCGACTTCTCGGGCGACCTCTACGGCCAGCACCTCTCCGTGGCCCTGGTCGATTTCCTGCGCGACGAGGCCAGCTTCGACGGGCTGCCCGCGCTGATCGAGCAGATCGACCGGGATGCGCAGGACGCGCGTCGCCTGCTGGCGGGCCGCTGA
- a CDS encoding YcgN family cysteine cluster protein: protein MRERFWELPLPKLARDEWEALCDGCGKCCLNKIEFEDTNELAFTRVACKLLDGDACRCSSYTNRHDYVPDCVVLTPGKIKEIAWWLPVTCAYRLRHEGRPLYDWHHLISGSTDSVHEAGVSVRGWTVSELSVTEDEWEDHIIEDLS, encoded by the coding sequence ATGCGCGAGCGTTTCTGGGAACTGCCCCTGCCCAAGCTGGCCCGCGACGAGTGGGAGGCGCTGTGCGACGGCTGCGGCAAGTGCTGCCTGAACAAGATCGAGTTCGAGGACACGAACGAGCTGGCCTTCACCCGCGTCGCCTGCAAGCTGCTGGACGGCGACGCTTGCCGCTGCTCCAGCTACACCAACCGCCACGATTACGTCCCCGACTGCGTGGTCCTGACACCGGGCAAGATCAAGGAGATTGCCTGGTGGCTGCCCGTCACCTGCGCCTATCGCCTGCGCCACGAGGGGCGGCCCCTCTACGACTGGCACCACCTGATCTCGGGCAGCACGGACAGCGTGCACGAGGCGGGCGTCAGCGTGCGCGGCTGGACCGTCAGCGAGCTGTCGGTGACCGAGGACGAGTGGGAGGACCACATCATCGAGGATCTGTCATGA
- a CDS encoding RNA-binding S4 domain-containing protein: MSEKVDGLRLDKWLCHARVFKTRGLAAARIEGGGIRVNGQPCRKPGRAVRPGDRLTVSAHGDVRALTVLSLGERRGPPAEAQALYRDDSAPEAGAGS, encoded by the coding sequence TTGTCCGAAAAGGTCGACGGGCTGCGGCTGGACAAGTGGCTCTGCCACGCGCGCGTCTTCAAGACCCGCGGTTTGGCCGCTGCCCGGATCGAGGGCGGCGGCATCCGCGTGAACGGCCAGCCCTGCCGCAAGCCGGGGCGGGCCGTGCGCCCGGGCGACCGGCTGACCGTCTCGGCCCATGGCGACGTGCGGGCGCTGACCGTGCTGTCCCTGGGCGAGCGGCGCGGGCCTCCCGCCGAGGCGCAGGCGCTCTATCGCGACGACAGCGCGCCAGAGGCCGGGGCAGGGTCCTGA
- a CDS encoding CarD family transcriptional regulator, producing the protein MSKTKKNEFRPDDFVVYPAHGVGRIVSIEEQEVAGLRLEMFVISFDKDKMTLRVPTARASEIGMRSLSTPDLIDRALETLKGKARVKRAMWSRRAQEYEQKIHSGDLMSIAEVVRDLHRCDDQREQSYSERQLYEAALDRLTREVAAVGGLDEGGAQKRVEEVLLTRAA; encoded by the coding sequence ATGTCGAAAACCAAGAAGAACGAATTCCGCCCCGATGATTTTGTCGTCTACCCGGCCCACGGGGTCGGTCGCATCGTGTCGATCGAGGAACAGGAGGTCGCCGGCCTGCGGCTGGAGATGTTCGTGATCTCGTTCGACAAGGACAAGATGACCCTGCGCGTGCCGACCGCCCGCGCCTCGGAGATCGGCATGCGCAGCCTGTCGACCCCCGACCTGATCGACCGCGCGCTCGAGACGCTGAAGGGCAAGGCCCGCGTCAAGCGCGCGATGTGGTCGCGCCGGGCGCAGGAATACGAACAGAAGATCCATTCCGGCGACCTGATGTCCATCGCCGAGGTCGTGCGCGACCTGCATCGCTGCGACGACCAGCGCGAGCAGTCCTATTCCGAGCGCCAGCTCTACGAGGCCGCGCTGGACCGCCTGACCCGCGAGGTCGCCGCCGTCGGCGGTCTGGACGAGGGCGGCGCCCAGAAGCGCGTCGAAGAGGTCTTGCTGACCCGCGCCGCGTGA
- the fdxA gene encoding ferredoxin FdxA, whose protein sequence is MTYVVTDNCIMCKYTDCVEVCPVDCFYEGENTLVIHPDECIDCGVCEPECPADAIRPDTEPAMETWVEFNRKYSELWPVITRKKDPLPTATEMDGQDGKLEKYFSEAPGEGD, encoded by the coding sequence ATGACCTATGTCGTGACCGACAACTGCATCATGTGCAAATACACCGATTGCGTCGAGGTGTGCCCCGTGGACTGCTTCTACGAGGGCGAGAACACGCTGGTCATCCACCCGGACGAATGCATCGACTGCGGCGTCTGCGAGCCCGAATGCCCCGCCGATGCGATCCGCCCGGACACCGAGCCGGCGATGGAGACCTGGGTCGAGTTCAATCGCAAGTACTCCGAACTCTGGCCCGTAATCACCCGCAAGAAGGACCCGCTTCCCACCGCCACCGAGATGGACGGGCAGGATGGCAAGCTGGAGAAATACTTCTCGGAAGCGCCGGGCGAGGGCGACTGA
- a CDS encoding manganese-dependent inorganic pyrophosphatase translates to MIKVFGHTSPDTDSTGSPLIWAWYLTECRKTPAEAVLQGEPNTEALWMLNRWNLAKPQIIADVTAGDRCVIVDTNNPAELPASIDQAEVIEIIDHHLLAGGIKTRTPINITVRPLACTATIMHDLIGEDMARAPEGIKGAMLTCILSDTLEFRSPTTTPHDRAVAEKLAADLGVTIGDFAAEMFAAKSDVSAFSEAALLKMDSKEYELGGRQLRISVLETTSPQVILDRKAALMAAMPGVAAEDGAEEVLLFVIDILREEATLLIPNDFVKSVAERSFAVTVTGDSVVLPGVMSRKKQIIPVLAV, encoded by the coding sequence ATGATCAAGGTCTTCGGCCATACCTCTCCCGATACGGATTCGACCGGCTCGCCCCTCATCTGGGCGTGGTATCTGACCGAATGCCGCAAGACCCCGGCCGAGGCGGTCCTGCAGGGCGAACCCAACACCGAAGCGCTGTGGATGCTGAACCGCTGGAACCTCGCCAAGCCGCAGATCATCGCGGACGTGACGGCGGGCGACCGCTGCGTGATCGTGGACACGAACAACCCGGCCGAGCTGCCCGCCTCGATCGATCAGGCCGAGGTGATCGAGATCATCGACCACCACCTGCTGGCCGGCGGCATCAAGACCCGCACGCCGATCAACATCACCGTCCGCCCGCTGGCCTGCACCGCCACGATCATGCACGACCTGATCGGCGAGGACATGGCCCGCGCGCCCGAGGGCATCAAGGGCGCGATGCTGACCTGCATCCTGTCCGACACGCTGGAATTCCGCAGCCCCACCACCACGCCCCATGACCGCGCCGTGGCCGAGAAGCTGGCCGCCGACCTGGGCGTGACCATCGGCGACTTCGCCGCCGAGATGTTCGCCGCCAAGTCCGATGTCAGCGCCTTCAGCGAGGCCGCGCTGCTGAAGATGGACAGCAAGGAATACGAGCTGGGCGGGCGTCAGCTGCGCATCTCGGTGCTGGAGACGACCTCGCCGCAGGTGATCCTGGACCGCAAGGCCGCGCTGATGGCCGCCATGCCCGGCGTCGCCGCCGAGGACGGCGCCGAGGAGGTGCTGCTGTTCGTCATCGACATCCTGCGCGAGGAGGCCACGCTGCTGATCCCCAACGACTTCGTCAAGTCCGTGGCCGAGCGCAGCTTCGCCGTCACCGTGACCGGCGACTCGGTCGTGCTGCCGGGCGTGATGAGCCGCAAGAAGCAGATCATCCCGGTGCTGGCGGTCTGA
- a CDS encoding alpha/beta fold hydrolase codes for MQQAPFHQLPDDRSAPARAFWTQADDGVRLRLAHWQTQGEGPRGSVLLFPGRTEYIEKYAPVAHHLTAQGYDVLSIDWRGQGMSDRLQADPRPGHIGEFADYQRDVIEMVVAAGDLELPRPWHLLAHSMGGCIGLAALDGGLPVRSAVFSAPMWGINLRRVKHGMALSIAYLAGRVGRGGLAAPGSGGAATTYPLDESFNANLLTRNGDEWARLVREAVAWPHLTIGGATFDWVSKALNECTRLSRLPSPDLPMLVTLGSEEGIVSPQAIRDRAARWPGSDLMVIPGARHEVMMETNDLRAPFLEAMLARFDAR; via the coding sequence ATGCAGCAGGCGCCGTTCCATCAGCTGCCCGACGACCGGTCGGCCCCCGCGCGGGCCTTCTGGACGCAGGCCGACGATGGCGTGCGCCTGCGGCTGGCCCATTGGCAGACCCAGGGCGAGGGTCCGCGCGGCAGCGTGCTGCTGTTCCCGGGCCGCACCGAATACATCGAGAAATACGCCCCTGTCGCCCACCACCTGACCGCCCAAGGCTACGATGTCCTGTCGATCGACTGGCGCGGGCAGGGCATGTCGGACCGGCTGCAGGCCGATCCCCGCCCCGGCCATATCGGCGAGTTCGCCGACTACCAGCGCGACGTGATCGAGATGGTCGTGGCGGCCGGGGATCTGGAGCTGCCCCGCCCCTGGCACCTTCTGGCCCATTCGATGGGCGGCTGCATCGGGCTGGCCGCGCTCGATGGCGGGCTGCCGGTCCGGAGCGCGGTTTTTTCCGCGCCGATGTGGGGGATCAACCTGCGCCGCGTCAAGCATGGCATGGCGCTCAGCATCGCCTATCTCGCGGGACGCGTGGGGCGCGGCGGTCTGGCCGCCCCCGGCAGCGGCGGCGCTGCGACCACCTATCCGCTGGACGAAAGCTTCAACGCCAACCTGCTGACGCGGAACGGCGACGAATGGGCCCGCCTCGTGCGCGAGGCCGTGGCCTGGCCGCATCTGACCATCGGCGGGGCGACCTTCGATTGGGTCAGCAAGGCGCTGAACGAATGCACGCGCCTGTCGCGCCTGCCCTCGCCCGACCTGCCGATGCTGGTGACCCTGGGCAGCGAGGAGGGCATCGTCTCGCCCCAGGCCATCCGCGACCGCGCCGCCCGCTGGCCCGGGTCTGACCTGATGGTCATCCCCGGCGCGCGCCACGAGGTGATGATGGAAACCAACGACCTGCGCGCCCCCTTCCTCGAGGCGATGCTGGCCCGCTTCGACGCCCGCTGA